The sequence below is a genomic window from Clostridium sp. BJN0001.
TAAAGAAATAATAAAGAATGAATGCTTAAGAGATTAAGCTTTAAGGAGGGAACATTTATGAATGTTGATAAAATGACATTAAGAGTACAACAGGCTTTAAGTGATGCAAATAGCATTGCTGTAAAATATAAGTCTCAGCAGATTGATTTAATTCATCTTTTTAGCAGTCTTATAAATCAAGAAGATGGACTTGTTCCTAATATATTTACTAAAATGGGCGTAAATGTTGAGCAGATGAAAAAATCTGTAAATGATACTCTTGATAATATGGTTAAGGTAACAGGAAATGGAGCCGATACTCAGGGAGTATATATTACAAGAAAAGTAGATGAGGTTTTAAATAAAGCAGAAGAAATTGCAAAGAAATTTGAAGACTCATATATAAGCGTTGAGCATCTTATGCTTGCAATAATGGATGCTCATTCTAATACTGATGTTTTAAAGATATTAAATCAGTATAATGTAACAAAAGATTTATTTTTAAAAGTTCTTCGTGATGTACGAGGAAGCCAGAAGGTTGAAAGTCAAGATCCAGAAGGAACATATGATGCACTTTTAAAATATGGAACAAATCTTACTTCATTAGCTAAAAAGCATAAGCTTGATCCAGTAATAGGTCGAGATGAGGAAATAAGAAGAACTATAAGAATTCTATCAAGAAGAACAAAAAATAATCCTGTACTAATTGGTCAGCCTGGTGTTGGTAAAACAGCAATTATAGAAGGACTTGCAGAGAGAATAGTAAGAGGCGATGTTCCAGAAGGGTTAAAGGATAAAATAGTATTTTCACTTGATATGGGTTCACTAATTGCAGGAGCAAAGTACAGAGGAGAATTTGAGGAAAGACTTAAAGCTGTACTTAAAGAAGTTCAGTCTAGTGAAGGAAAAATACTTTTATTTATAGATGAAATTCATACAATTGTAGGAGCAGGAAAAACTGATGGTGCAATGGATGCAGGAAATCTTATAAAACCTCTACTTGCAAGAGGAGAACTTCACTGCATAGGTGCTACAACTTTTGATGAATATAGAAAATATATTGAAAAAGATAAGGCACTTGAAAGAAGATTTCAGACAGTAATTGTTGATGAACCAACAGTTGAAGATACAATTGCAATATTAAGAGGTCTTAAAGAAAGGTTTGAGATACATCATGGTGTAAGAATTCATGATACTGCTATAGTTGCAGCTGCAAAGCTTTCAAATAGATATATTCAAGGAAGATTTCTTCCAGATAAGGCAATTGATTTAATTGATGAAGCTGGTGCAATGATAAGGTCTGAAATAGATTCAGTACCTACAGAACTTGATGAAATCAGAAGAAAAATATTTAAAGGCGAAATTGAAAAAGAGGCTTTAGTTAAAGAAAAAGATGAAGGCTCAAAGAAAAGACTTAAAGCTTTAGAAAAAGAACTCGCTGAATTAAAAGAAAAAAATGATGAAATGACAGCTAAATATACAAAAGAAAAAGAGCAGATTAAATTTATTAAAGATTTAAAGAGCAGACTTGATGAGGCAAGAGGAGAAATTGAAACTGCACAGAGAAATTTTGATTACAATAAAGTAGCAGAAATTCAATATAGCAAAATACCTAAAATCGAAGAAGAGATAAAGAAAAAAGAAGAGGAACTTAAAAATAATTATGAAGGTGCTCTTTTAAAAGAAGAAGTTACAGAACAAGAAATCTCAGAAGTGCTTTCAAAATGGACTGGAATACCTGTAAGCAATTTAATGGAAGGCGAAAGAGAAAAGCTTTTAAAACTTGAAGACCAGATGGAAAAGAGAGTTATTGGACAGAGCGAAGCAGTAACTTCTGTTACAAATGCAATACTAAGAGCAAGAGCAGGACTTAAAGATATAAATAGACCAATAGGTTCATTTATATTCCTTGGACCTACAGGAGTTGGTAAGACAGAACTTGCTAAGACTCTTGCAAGAAATTTATTTGATTCTGAAGAGAATATAGTAAGAATTGATATGTCTGAATATATGGAGAAACATTCAGTATCAAGACTTGTTGGAGCACCTCCAGGATATGTAGGATATGATGAAGGTGGTCAGCTTACTGAAGCTGTAAGAAGACATCCATATAGCGTAATACTATTTGATGAAATTGAAAAAGCTCATCCTGATGTATTTAATATTTTCCTTCAGATACTTGATGATGGTAGACTTACAGACAATAAAGGAAATACAGTTGATTTTAAAAATACAATTATAATTATGACATCAAATATAGGAAGTGGACATTTACTTGAAAATAAGAGTGAAGATTCTGTAGAACCTGAAATAAGAAAAATGGTAATGAATGATCTTAAAGCTAGATTTAAACCAGAATTTTTAAACAGAGTTGATGACATCATAATGTTTAAACCTCTTACAGAAAGCGGAATCAAGAAGATAATAGATATATTTATTAAGGAAGTTTCAACAAGACTTCAAGAGAAGAATATTAAAATAGAAGTTACAGATGGAGCAAAGACACTTATGGCAAAAGAAGGATATGATCCTATATATGGTGCAAGACCACTTAGAAGATATATCCAAAACGTAATAGAAAACACATTAGCTAAAATGATAATAAAAGGTGATTTATATTATGGTTCAAAAGTTAAAGTTCAAGAGAATAATGGAGAAATAGAAATTCTTCCAGAGCTTGTAGAAGCTGAAAATTAAAATAAAAATAAAAGAAGAAAGCCGTTCTTAAATTATTAGATTTAAGAACGGCTTTCAATTTACTTAATGGTACATCTCGCGAGAAATATTATTTTATGCCAGATTCGTATTGCTGTACCATTCTTTTAACCATTTCTCCTCCAACGCTTCCGCATTGTTTAGAAGAAAGATTTCCGTTATAGTCAGTAAATGGGACACCCATTTCACTTGCTATTTCATTTTTGAATTTTGATAATCCTTGTTTTGCTTCAGGTACTAATGATGAATTTGCCATAACATATTCCTCCTCTGATTTTAGTAAATTTTTGCGAGGTGTTATTTCCACCTTGCAGTATTATATTGTGCAAATCGCAAAAATATAATCTATGAAAGTGGAGGAATATATTTAATTATTGACCAATATTGGAATAATTATAAATCTTTAAAAGCAAGATATCCATCAAGTGAAGAAGCGCTCTTAACAGCGTTTATAACAGCTTTTTCCATTACTCTAGCAGCAAGCATTCCAACAGTTGTTGTATCTGCTTGTACTTTATTAGTTGCCATAGTAAAAATTGTGTCGCCATCAAACATAGTATGAGCTGGACGCATTGTTCTTCCATAGCCATTATGAGCCATAGATGCAACTTTATTTGCCTGAGCTTTTGTAAAGTATGCATTAGTTATAATTGCACCAATGGTTGTATTGCCTTTAAAAGGATCTTTAGGATTTTCAAGATTTTCGATTATTAATTTTTCTGTATTTAAAAATTCAGATTTTTTTCTATCAAAAGCTCCTGCTATAAACTCAAGGTTTTTAGGATCTACAACATCTCCAAGACAGTTTACTGAAACTACAGCTCCAACTTCTAGATTTCCGCATTTAACTGCATATGTTCCAAGACCGCCTTTCATTGAATAAGAAGGACCTAAATATTTTCCAACAGTTGCACCATATCCTGCACCAATGTTACCGTTTATCGTATCTTTAAAAGTTTCAGCATTAATACATGCTTTTTTGCCCATTTTGAAATCGGGTCGTATTTTGGGGCTTCCAATTATAAGATCAAATAAAACAGCTTCACAGACAATTGGAACTTTTGCAACTGAAACATCAAATCCAACATTTTTATTTTCAAGATAATTCATAACTCCGCTTGCAGCATCAAGTCCAAATGCACTTCCGCCAGAGAGTACAACAGCGTGTATTTTTTGAACCATTTCAACTGGATTTAAAAGGTCTGTTTCACGTGTTCCTGGAGAACCTCCACGAACTTCAACACCGCCAGTTGCACCATTTTCACATAAAATAACTGTACATCCTGTTATACCTTTTTCATCTTGGGCATGTCCTAATTTTATTCCTTCAATATCGGTGATTTTTATTTCTTTCATTAGTACACCTTCATTACCTATTTCTCATTTTTAAAATTGTAAGAACTACTGGAACTGAAATTATTACACTTACTATAGCTTCTGGGATTCCGTTTGTTACACCAATCATAAAGATAGCGTATCCTCCTTGAGCTGCAGTAAGACCTAAAGCTACAGCATATTTTGCTGCATAGATTAAGTAAGAAAAACCGAGTACACCAGCAGTGTTTGTTAAAGTTCCACATAAAGCAGCGCATGCTATTGCAATTGACTTTTTCTTTATTGAAAATTTAACACCTTTATAGACATAATAAGAAACAATACCTATTAATATTCTTGGAAGCACTGCAATTATTGGATTCCAAAATACAAATGCGGTTGGTGATGGTGCTGTGAAAGCTTGATACATTGAAAAGAGACCAAATACAAGTCCGACAAGAGACCCGACAATTGGACCTTCAACTATAGCTCCTATGATAACAGGAACATGCATTATAGTTGCTTTCATACCTGGAAGAGGTATAAAACCAAGCCCTGTAAGGCCTAAAAAGATTGAGATAGCAGACAACATTCCTACAATTGTCATCTGTTTTACTGAGAATTTTGTTTTTAAATTACTATTTTCCATAAGAAAATACCTCCGTTCTTATTCCTTAATAATGGATATAATTCGGAAAAAATATATATTTAATTTCCGTTCAGTTTCTAAAAAGAATACTGACACTCAATATTTTAGCACGTATATATAATTTTTCAATAAATTTCGTTAAAATTTTATCAAAAAATTTTTAAGATAATATTAAGATATATAACAATTGGTTAATAATTCTTTTAGATGTATAATATAGATATGTTTTAATGCTATCAGCTTACTTATGAAAAAACAAAAGAAAAACAATACATGATTATGGGGGTAAATTAATATGAAAAGGAAAATTATAGCGTTAATTATTGCTGGATTTTTTGCATCAGGTATGTCATCTTCAGCGGTATATGCTTCAGAAAAAACATATACTGGTTTAGAAAATCAAATATCACAGAGTAATACTTATGAAAAATTTGATTCCGAAATAAAGGATTTAGCGAAGGATTTTAATGATAAATATTCAACAAGTCTTCAGTATGCTCTTTATGATGGAGGAAATATTATTATTTCAAATGATGCAGGAGTATTTAGTAAAAATTCTCTTGGTAAAAAAGATATAGATAGTAATACTATGTATGGAATAGGTTCTGTAAGTAAGATGTTTGTGACAGCTTCTGTTATGAAGCTTATGCAGGATGGAAAAGTAAATCTTGATAATCCCGTTACAGATTATATAAAGGATTTTCAGATGAAAGATGAAAGATATAAGAAAATAACAGTAAGAATGCTTCTTAATCATTCATCAGGTCTTATGGGTGGAACTTTATATAATGCTCTTTTATATGGAGATAATGATCAAAGCTCATATAATTCGTTTTTATCAGAATTAAAAAATCAGAGGCTTAAGGCAGATCCAGGAGAATTCTCTGTTTATTGTAATGATGGATTTACTTTAGCTCAAATTCTTGTTGAGAGAGTATCAGGAATGAAATTTAATAAGTATGTAAAAGAAAATTTTTCAGATAATTTAAATCTTTTAAATACTAAAATGCCTGATGATAATTTTGATAGAGAAAATCTTGCAAAGATATATTTAGGAAATAGCGATGATGATTTGCCAGATGATAATTTAAATATGTCAGCAGCAGGAGGAATCTATTCTACAGCTGAAGATTTATGCAGATTTTCAAAGATATTTATGAATGAAAATAAAGTTTTAACAGATGATACTTTAAATAAGATGGAGAATGAAGAATGTTTAAATGGAGCATGGCCTAAGAGCAGTGATGACAATATATTATCTTATGGTTTAGGATGGGACAGTGTAAAATTTAATCCATTCAATGAGTATGGAATAAAAGCATTGTGTAAAGGAGGAGACACATATCATTATCATGCAGGATTTATAGTCCTTCCGGATAATAATATATCATGCGCAGTTTTATCATCAGGATCGTCATCTACAACAGATGAAATGCTTGCATCTACTATTATTTTAAAATATCTAAAAGAAAAAGGGACAATATCTGAAATAAAAGAGGAAAAAGATTTTACTTCATCAGATGCAGTTTCAATACCTAGTGAAATGCAGTCATATAAAGGACTTTACAATTTAAATACAACTAACTGCAATGTGGATATTGAAGATAATAAACTTGTAATTACATGTCCATCAGTTCCTGGATTAAAATATTCATACAATTATACAAGCGATGGATATTTCACATCAGAAGATGGAAACGAAAAAATTAAATTTGTAAAAGAAAAAAATGGAGAGACATATGTTGAATCTATTACAGATCAGGACTGTGGAAATATAGGAAGACTTAAATTAGATCAGTATTCAATGCAAAAAGTAGATGAAAATAATATATCAGATGATGTTAAAAATGCATGGCTTAAGAGAAGCAGTAAATCATATTTTCTTGTAAATGAAAAATATGATTCGGAAAATTATGTTAGATTACTCAATAAAACTTCATTACCATATAATGATGCATTAAAAGGATATACTGTTGGACATAAGATAATAGATAAAGATAATGCAGTATCTATAGCAAAGATTCCATTTATACTTGGAAGAGATCAGGCAGATTATAATTTCTATATGGATCATTCACTTGAATATTTAAGTTCAAATTCATATTTATATGTTTCATCTAATGGAATTTATAATTTAAGTCAGTATTTAGATAGTGTAACTATTAATGATAATGGGTATACAAAATATTTTAATGTACCTCAAAAATTAGAGGGAAAAGAGCTTACAGTTGAAACTCCTGAAAATAGTTCATTTTTCTTATATGATGAGCTTGGACAGTGCAAAAATGCAAGCTATATTTCAAGAATAAATACTGTTACTTTACATGCTGGAGACACTGTAGCTTTTTCAGGAGATAAGGATACAATTTTCAAAATTAGCATAAAATAGTTGATAAATGTAAAAATAAGTAGTACAATGATAATTGTAAAAGCTAAATAATAGAATAAAGGCTAGGGGTGCCGATAAGATCGGCTGAGAGAAGCTTATAAAGCTTTAACTCTTTTAAACCTGATGTGGCTAATACCACCGTAGGGAAGCAATAAATAAATTTAATGTGTATTATGAATTTATAGGATCCGTTCGGTGTAACGGGTCCTTTTTTTATTGTGGAACGAGAATTTAGTTTAAATAAAAAGTGAAAGGGGGAGAAAGATGAAAGTTAATGGTAAAAATGTACCAATAGGTAATATGAAAGTAGTAACTGATTTGATACATCACTATGAACTTAATAAGGACAAGATAGTAATTGAGATTGATAAAAAAATAATTCCAAAAGAGCAGTATGATAAGTTTGCTCTTAATGATGAAAATTCAATTGAAGTAATAAGTTTCGTTGCAGGAGGCTGATAAAAAGTGGGGGCAGAAAGTTGAAATTTATAGTAAATGAAAAAAGTGCTCAATTAAATGATGATAATCTTACATTATTTCAAATAAGAGAAAAGTATAAAAAAGATGCGGATATAGTAATTTATAATGGTTTTCCTGTTAAGCAAGACAGAAAGATAAAAGAAAATGATAGGATAACACTTATAAAAAGAGGAGAAATTCCTAAAAAAGAAGAAATTGAAAATCTTATGATAGCAAGGCATACTCCCAAAGTTCATGAAGCTTTAAAAAAAGCTAAAGTTGCAATAGCAGGACTTGGAGGTCTTGGCTCAACATGTGCGATTTCTCTTGCAAGAATTGGTGTAGGATATTTAAAAATTATTGATTTTGATGTGGTAGAACCAAGTAATCTTAATAGACAGCAGTATTTTATAAAAGATATAGGAATGAAAAAATGCATGGCATTAAAAAATATACTTCATGATATAAATCCATTTATAAAAGTAGATAGCGTTGACTCTTTTGTAAGTAAGGATAATGTTTTTGAATTGTTTAATGATATGGATATAGTTATCGAAGGATTTGATTCACCACAGAATAAAGCTGTACTTGTTCAGGAAACACTTCTTCAGACAAAAAAGCCCAAAATAATTACAGCTTCAGGCATGGCAGGTTTTTATTCAAATAATACGATATGCACTAAAAAAATTAATGAAAGACTCTACATATGTGGGGATTTAAAAAATGAGGCAAAGATAAATGAAGGCCTTATGGCTCCAAGAGTTTCAATTGCAGCAAATCACGAAGCTAATATGGCTTTAAGACTTATATTAGATAAAACAGAAGTTTAAAAAAAGAGGGAGATTATTATGGAAAAAGATATATTTAGAATAGGTAACAAGGAATTAAAAAGTAGATTATTTATAGGAACAGGAAAGTACGGAAATAATAAAGAACTTCCAAATGTACTTAAAAATGCGGGAACTGAAGTTGTCACAATGGCAGTTAGAAGAGTTGATTTAGATAATAAAGAAGAGGATGTATTATCATATATCCCTAAAGATATAATACTTCTTCCAAATACATCAGGTGCAAGAAATGCAGAAGAAGCAATAAGAATTGCAAGACTTGCAAAAGAGATGGGATGCGGAACATGGGTAAAGATAGAAGTAATAGCAGATAGTAAATATCTTGTACCAGACAATTTAGAAACATTAAAAGCTACAGAAGCTTTAGTTAAAGAAGGATTTACAGTTCTTCCTTATATGAGCCCAGATCTTATGATGGCAAAGAGAATGGCAGATGTAGGAGCAGCAGCAGTTATGCCTCTTGGAGCACCAATTGGAAGTAATAGAGGATTAAGAACAAAAGAACTTATACAAATTATGATAGATGAAATAAATAATGTACCAATAGTTGTTGATGCAGGAATAGGAGCACCATCAGATGCAGCAGAAGCTATGGAAATGGGAGCAGACGCAGTTTTAGTAAATACTGCAGTTGCATCATCAAACAATCCTATAATTATGGCAGAAGCATTTAAAAAGGCAACTGAAGCAGGAAGACTTGCTTATCTTGCAGGACTTGGACTTAAAAAAGATACCGCATCAGCATCATCTCCACTTACTGGATTTTTAGATGAGGAGGAGAAGTAGAATATGATAAAAGCAGGAGAATATTTAGAAAATAGTTTTTATAATTTTATTCAGAAATATAAAGACTTTGATTTTGATGCATTTTGGAAAAATGTAACTATAAATGATATAAAAAGAGCAATATATGCAAGAAACCCTGGAGAGAAAGAACTTATGACTTTATTATCTCCTCTTGCAGGTGAAAAATGTCTTGAAGAGATGGCTCAAAGATCAAGAAAGCTTACACTTAAGCATTTTGGAAAGGCTGTATATTTATATACGCCAATGTATATAGCAAATTACTGCATAAATAGATGTGCATACTGTGGATACAATAATGATAATACTATAAGCAGACTTAAGCTTAATATGGAGCAGATAGAAAAAGAATGTCAGGCTGTTTCTAAAAAAGGTTTTAAACAGATATTATTTCTTACAGGAGAATCACCAAAAGAATCACCAGTAAGTTATCTTGTAGAAGCAACTAAAGTTCTTAGAAAGTATTTCCCATCAGTTGCAATAGAAGTATATCCTATGGATAGAAAAGATTATAAAAAGGTAGTTAAAGAAGGAGTAGATTCTCTTACAGTATTCCAAGAGACTTATGATCCTGCTGTTTATGATAAAGTTCATTTAGGAGGACCTAAAAAAGATTATAGATATAGACTTGAAACTCCTGAAAGAGGAATTGAATCTGGAATAAGATTTGTAAATATAGGTGCACTTTTAGGACTTACTGATTGGAGACGTGAAATGTTTAAAGAAGGTCTTCATGCATCTTTTCTTCAAAAAAAATATCCTGCATCTGATATAGGTCTTTCATTCTCAAGAATAAGACCATGTTCAGGAGGATTAAAGGACCTTGTAGAGGTAACAGACAGAAATCTTGTTCAATGTATTACAGCAATAAGAATAGTATTCCCTCAAAGTGTTTTAAATATTTCAACAAGAGAAGGAGCAGGCTTTAGAGATAAGCTTATCCCTATTGGAATAAACAAGATATCAGCAGAGTCTCTTATTGCAATTGGAGGACATAGTATGCCAAAAGAAAAAGAGGGAGAAGTTCAGTTTGATACTAATGATAAGAGAACAACAGAAGAGATAAAGCAGATGATATATGATATAGGATATCAACCTATATTTAAGGACTGGGACAGCTTTACATGTTAGTCTTTGGCATAACAAATAGAAAATTATGTGATGATTTTTATTCTCAGATAGAGAAAATTTCTTTAAGCAGCATAGATTATCTTATACTTCGAGAAAAAGATCTTTCCTATGATGAACTTTTAAAAATGGCGTGTAAGGTTAAAGAAATTTTAAAAAAAAGTAATATAAAACTTATTATAAATTCATCAGTAGATGTAGCTAAAAAGATAGATGCATATGGAGTTCAGCTTTCATTTAATGATTTTAAAAATTTAAGAAGAAAAAATGAAAGTATATATAAAAGAGTTGGAGTTTCAATTCATAGTTTTGAAGAAGGAATTGAAGCCCAAAAATTAGGAGCTACATATGTTATTTATGGACATGTATTTGAAACTGAATGTAAAAAAGGACTAAAACCACGTGGAACATCTGAGATAAAAAAGATGTCAGAAGTTATGAATATAAAAATAATAGGACTTGGTGGAATAAATAAAAATAATTATAAAGAAGTTATAAAAAATGGTGCTTCTGGAATTGCAGTAATGTCTGGAATTATGAGAATAAACTAAAAATGATTATTTTTATCATATAGTCTGAAAAGCTAATTGGTTAGCCGCTTTATGCGGCTGCCTTTTTTTTATGTTCTCTATTCAAAGTAGGAAATAAATGATAGAATATATTATTGTAAAATAGAGTATTTTTT
It includes:
- the clpB gene encoding ATP-dependent chaperone ClpB — protein: MNVDKMTLRVQQALSDANSIAVKYKSQQIDLIHLFSSLINQEDGLVPNIFTKMGVNVEQMKKSVNDTLDNMVKVTGNGADTQGVYITRKVDEVLNKAEEIAKKFEDSYISVEHLMLAIMDAHSNTDVLKILNQYNVTKDLFLKVLRDVRGSQKVESQDPEGTYDALLKYGTNLTSLAKKHKLDPVIGRDEEIRRTIRILSRRTKNNPVLIGQPGVGKTAIIEGLAERIVRGDVPEGLKDKIVFSLDMGSLIAGAKYRGEFEERLKAVLKEVQSSEGKILLFIDEIHTIVGAGKTDGAMDAGNLIKPLLARGELHCIGATTFDEYRKYIEKDKALERRFQTVIVDEPTVEDTIAILRGLKERFEIHHGVRIHDTAIVAAAKLSNRYIQGRFLPDKAIDLIDEAGAMIRSEIDSVPTELDEIRRKIFKGEIEKEALVKEKDEGSKKRLKALEKELAELKEKNDEMTAKYTKEKEQIKFIKDLKSRLDEARGEIETAQRNFDYNKVAEIQYSKIPKIEEEIKKKEEELKNNYEGALLKEEVTEQEISEVLSKWTGIPVSNLMEGEREKLLKLEDQMEKRVIGQSEAVTSVTNAILRARAGLKDINRPIGSFIFLGPTGVGKTELAKTLARNLFDSEENIVRIDMSEYMEKHSVSRLVGAPPGYVGYDEGGQLTEAVRRHPYSVILFDEIEKAHPDVFNIFLQILDDGRLTDNKGNTVDFKNTIIIMTSNIGSGHLLENKSEDSVEPEIRKMVMNDLKARFKPEFLNRVDDIIMFKPLTESGIKKIIDIFIKEVSTRLQEKNIKIEVTDGAKTLMAKEGYDPIYGARPLRRYIQNVIENTLAKMIIKGDLYYGSKVKVQENNGEIEILPELVEAEN
- a CDS encoding alpha/beta-type small acid-soluble spore protein gives rise to the protein MANSSLVPEAKQGLSKFKNEIASEMGVPFTDYNGNLSSKQCGSVGGEMVKRMVQQYESGIK
- a CDS encoding P1 family peptidase — translated: MKEIKITDIEGIKLGHAQDEKGITGCTVILCENGATGGVEVRGGSPGTRETDLLNPVEMVQKIHAVVLSGGSAFGLDAASGVMNYLENKNVGFDVSVAKVPIVCEAVLFDLIIGSPKIRPDFKMGKKACINAETFKDTINGNIGAGYGATVGKYLGPSYSMKGGLGTYAVKCGNLEVGAVVSVNCLGDVVDPKNLEFIAGAFDRKKSEFLNTEKLIIENLENPKDPFKGNTTIGAIITNAYFTKAQANKVASMAHNGYGRTMRPAHTMFDGDTIFTMATNKVQADTTTVGMLAARVMEKAVINAVKSASSLDGYLAFKDL
- a CDS encoding ECF transporter S component; translated protein: MENSNLKTKFSVKQMTIVGMLSAISIFLGLTGLGFIPLPGMKATIMHVPVIIGAIVEGPIVGSLVGLVFGLFSMYQAFTAPSPTAFVFWNPIIAVLPRILIGIVSYYVYKGVKFSIKKKSIAIACAALCGTLTNTAGVLGFSYLIYAAKYAVALGLTAAQGGYAIFMIGVTNGIPEAIVSVIISVPVVLTILKMRNR
- a CDS encoding serine hydrolase domain-containing protein, whose product is MKRKIIALIIAGFFASGMSSSAVYASEKTYTGLENQISQSNTYEKFDSEIKDLAKDFNDKYSTSLQYALYDGGNIIISNDAGVFSKNSLGKKDIDSNTMYGIGSVSKMFVTASVMKLMQDGKVNLDNPVTDYIKDFQMKDERYKKITVRMLLNHSSGLMGGTLYNALLYGDNDQSSYNSFLSELKNQRLKADPGEFSVYCNDGFTLAQILVERVSGMKFNKYVKENFSDNLNLLNTKMPDDNFDRENLAKIYLGNSDDDLPDDNLNMSAAGGIYSTAEDLCRFSKIFMNENKVLTDDTLNKMENEECLNGAWPKSSDDNILSYGLGWDSVKFNPFNEYGIKALCKGGDTYHYHAGFIVLPDNNISCAVLSSGSSSTTDEMLASTIILKYLKEKGTISEIKEEKDFTSSDAVSIPSEMQSYKGLYNLNTTNCNVDIEDNKLVITCPSVPGLKYSYNYTSDGYFTSEDGNEKIKFVKEKNGETYVESITDQDCGNIGRLKLDQYSMQKVDENNISDDVKNAWLKRSSKSYFLVNEKYDSENYVRLLNKTSLPYNDALKGYTVGHKIIDKDNAVSIAKIPFILGRDQADYNFYMDHSLEYLSSNSYLYVSSNGIYNLSQYLDSVTINDNGYTKYFNVPQKLEGKELTVETPENSSFFLYDELGQCKNASYISRINTVTLHAGDTVAFSGDKDTIFKISIK
- the thiS gene encoding sulfur carrier protein ThiS yields the protein MKVNGKNVPIGNMKVVTDLIHHYELNKDKIVIEIDKKIIPKEQYDKFALNDENSIEVISFVAGG
- the thiF gene encoding sulfur carrier protein ThiS adenylyltransferase ThiF, which encodes MKFIVNEKSAQLNDDNLTLFQIREKYKKDADIVIYNGFPVKQDRKIKENDRITLIKRGEIPKKEEIENLMIARHTPKVHEALKKAKVAIAGLGGLGSTCAISLARIGVGYLKIIDFDVVEPSNLNRQQYFIKDIGMKKCMALKNILHDINPFIKVDSVDSFVSKDNVFELFNDMDIVIEGFDSPQNKAVLVQETLLQTKKPKIITASGMAGFYSNNTICTKKINERLYICGDLKNEAKINEGLMAPRVSIAANHEANMALRLILDKTEV
- a CDS encoding thiazole synthase; the encoded protein is MEKDIFRIGNKELKSRLFIGTGKYGNNKELPNVLKNAGTEVVTMAVRRVDLDNKEEDVLSYIPKDIILLPNTSGARNAEEAIRIARLAKEMGCGTWVKIEVIADSKYLVPDNLETLKATEALVKEGFTVLPYMSPDLMMAKRMADVGAAAVMPLGAPIGSNRGLRTKELIQIMIDEINNVPIVVDAGIGAPSDAAEAMEMGADAVLVNTAVASSNNPIIMAEAFKKATEAGRLAYLAGLGLKKDTASASSPLTGFLDEEEK
- the thiH gene encoding 2-iminoacetate synthase ThiH is translated as MIKAGEYLENSFYNFIQKYKDFDFDAFWKNVTINDIKRAIYARNPGEKELMTLLSPLAGEKCLEEMAQRSRKLTLKHFGKAVYLYTPMYIANYCINRCAYCGYNNDNTISRLKLNMEQIEKECQAVSKKGFKQILFLTGESPKESPVSYLVEATKVLRKYFPSVAIEVYPMDRKDYKKVVKEGVDSLTVFQETYDPAVYDKVHLGGPKKDYRYRLETPERGIESGIRFVNIGALLGLTDWRREMFKEGLHASFLQKKYPASDIGLSFSRIRPCSGGLKDLVEVTDRNLVQCITAIRIVFPQSVLNISTREGAGFRDKLIPIGINKISAESLIAIGGHSMPKEKEGEVQFDTNDKRTTEEIKQMIYDIGYQPIFKDWDSFTC
- a CDS encoding thiamine phosphate synthase; this encodes MLVFGITNRKLCDDFYSQIEKISLSSIDYLILREKDLSYDELLKMACKVKEILKKSNIKLIINSSVDVAKKIDAYGVQLSFNDFKNLRRKNESIYKRVGVSIHSFEEGIEAQKLGATYVIYGHVFETECKKGLKPRGTSEIKKMSEVMNIKIIGLGGINKNNYKEVIKNGASGIAVMSGIMRIN